A portion of the Megalobrama amblycephala isolate DHTTF-2021 linkage group LG23, ASM1881202v1, whole genome shotgun sequence genome contains these proteins:
- the si:ch211-255i20.3 gene encoding transmembrane emp24 domain-containing protein 11: protein MNCFTPVNVRVTGLLLASFVILASAMYFDLGEQEEKCIIEEIPGDTLVTGVFLLEYWDGNKKGNTPHLGLTVTVRDPNHAVVLLKRFGRYGKFTFTSHASGQHFVCMQSNSTRFSVFAGDRLKVHLDVQMGEHTTIDPNAAKAKDTMKAMEYNLQHLIDQMHYISRQQNFQREREEKFRKISEETNGNVLWWAIIQTSILLSVGIWQMKNLKDFLIEKKLV, encoded by the exons ATGAATTGTTTCACTCCAGTGAATGTTAGGGTGACAGGCCTGCTGCTAGCCAGTTTTGTCATTTTGGCTTCAGCAATGTATTTTGATTTAGGGGAACAGGAGGAAAAGTGTATCATTGAGGAGATTCCAGGTGACACACTTGTGACAG GTGTCTTTCTGCTAGAGTATTGGGATGGAAATAAGAAGGGCAATACTCCACACCTTGGTTTGACAGTGACTGTGAGAGATCCTAACCATGCG GTGGTCTTGTTAAAACGCTTTGGGAGATACGGAAAATTCACCTTTACATCCCATGCTTCGGGTCAACATTTTGTGTGCATGCAATCCAACTCCACCAGGTTCTCTGTGTTCGCTGGTGATCGTCTG AAAGTCCATTTAGATGTCCAGATGGGTGAGCATACCACCATTGATCCTAATGCTGCCAAGGCAAAGGACACTATGAAAGCAATGGAGTACAACCTGCAACATCTCATTGACCAGATGCATTACATTAGCAGGCAGCAAAATTTCCAAAGG GAACGTGAGGAGAAGTTTCGCAAAATAAGCGAGGAAACAAATGGAAACGTTTTGTGGTGGGCCATTATTCAGACATCAATACTCCTCTCTGTTGGAATCTGGCAAATGAAAAACCTCAAAGACTTTCTCATTGAAAAGAAGTTGGTATAG
- the spon2b gene encoding spondin-2b produces the protein MEKMRSLKVNCWLQWLTVTLALLSEVPAMPFDVDRVCTAPSTAKYRLTFTGHWTQTAFPKHYPLYRPPAQWSPIIGVTHSSDYHIWQRDDYASNGVREFSERGEAWTLIKEVEAAGERIQSVYGLFSAPGVVGGTGQATTEFEVYARHSLLSFIVRIVPSPDWFVGIDSLNLCEGDHWKGNLSLDLYPYDAGTDSGFTFSSPNFETIPQDKVTQITSSFPSHPANSFYYPRLKHLPPIAKVSLTKIKNNQIFSLPIQPTQSNQIPSGNEIDSSVTNTPLDCEVSVWSPWGLCKGQCGEKGVKHRTRYIHMHPANNGAACPLLEEKKLCIPDNCV, from the exons ATGGAAAAGATGAGATCTCTTAAAGTGAACTGCTGGCTGCAGTGGCTTACCGTGACTCTGGCCCTGCTGAGTGAAGTCCCTGCAATGCCGTTCGATGTGGACCGCGTATGTACGGCGCCGTCTACGGCCAAGTACAGATTGACGTTTACCGGCCATTGGACTCAGACTGCCTTCCCCAAACACTACCCTCTGTACAGGCCGCCTGCTCAGTGGTCCCCCATCATTG gaGTAACTCACAGCTCAGACTATCACATCTGGCAAAGGGATGATTACGCCAGTAATGGGGTGAGAGAGTTCTCTGAGAGAGGAGAGGCATGGACCCTGATAAAGGAAGTGGAGGCAGCTGGGGAACGGATCCAGAGCGTCTATGGCCTCTTCTCAGCGCCAGGTGTGGTTGGAGGAACCGGCCAGGCAACCACAGAATTTGAAGTCTATGCAAGACACTCTTTA CTGTCCTTCATTGTCCGCATTGTGCCAAGTCCTGACTGGTTTGTTGGAATAGACAGTCTGAACTTGTGTGAGGGCGATCACTGGAAGGGAAACTTAAGCCTAGATCTTTACCCCTATGATGCTGGCACAGACAGTGGTTTCACCTTCTCCTCACCAAACTTTGAGACCATTCCTCAAGACAAGGTCACTCAG ATAACCTCATCATTTCCAAGCCACCCTGCAAACTCCTTCTACTATCCCAGACTGAAGCATCTCCCCCCAATAGCCAAAGTCTCCCTAACTAAGATCAAGAACAACCAGATCTTCAGCTTACCCATCCAGCCAACCCAGTCCAATCAGATTCCAAGTGGGAATGAAATAGACAGTTCTGTCACAA ATACCCCTCTGGACTGTGAGGTGTCTGTCTGGTCACCTTGGGGTCTTTGTAAGGGTCAGTGTGGTGAGAAAGGGGTAAAACACAGAACCCGCTATATTCACATGCATCCTGCAAACAACGGGGCTGCCTGTCCACTTCTAGAGGAAAAGAAGCTCTGTATCCCTGACAACTGTGTGTGA